TGACGACCATGATCCGCGTCTCGTCGGTCGTCTCTTGCGGCTCCATGCCGAAGCGCAAGCGCAAATCCACGATCGGAATGACCATGCTGCGGAGATTGATCAAGCCGCGAATGTAGTAGGGAGTCTTCGGCATCCGCGTGATCTCGCCCACGAGGATGATCTCCTGAACTTTGGTGATCTCGATGCCGTACTCTTCTTGTGCCAGGCGAAAACTGACGAGTTGCATGGTCCCCGATCCGTTGCCTTGGGCACTTTTGTGCTGAGTCGATTCTTTGTGAAGCGCCGTGGACACGATTCGTCCTTTCACATTGGAAATATGAAGCCCTGCGAGCATTCCCGCGTTATCCGCGTCCTAACGTTCGCGTGAGTCAACCGGTGGAAGAAGCCTGCGAGGCCGACGACCTGCATGTACACCCAGGCACTTGCTTGCTACGCACGCTTGCTAGCGTCCCAAGCACGACGGTACCGGCGCCGAATACGAGGCCGAGCTTCGCGCCAACGCAGGATTGAATGCAGGACAAAGCGTTCATGTTGACGAGATCGATCGCCTTCGATAGCCGTAAAGTCGCCATGCGGTCGGCCGCAAGGTTCTTCCACCACAATGAATGGTTGTGAACGGTGAGTTGGCAAACCAGCGATCTCCGGAGCTCCTATAAGTAATCTCTTTAGATTCCCCGCTAGATGATCTGCGCAACTGGCAGGAATGAACGCAGCTTGGACGTTATCTGACCGATCTTGCCATTAGCACGGAACTTCTAGACACTGGATGAAAGAGCCTTGATGCTTGCCGTTCCGCGAGCCGATCGCGAGTCCACCGCGCTCCCTTGCGGGATCAAATGGACGCGTCCGTGCGGTATCGTGACCATGTCAACTTGAACGGACTCCCCACGTTTGCGGCAATCGCCGAGCCCTCGCAAGAGGGGCTCGCCATTGCTGCGCTTAGGGTGCATGTCAGCAAACCTCCCGCCTACTCAGCGCCAGGATCCACCGAAGGCAGATGCCTGCCGATCTCTCGACGTACGCCTCCAACAGGCGATTACGTTGGTCGGCATGACCGTCTGGGAATGGGATGTCGCCACGGGCGAATTTACCTATCTTTCGCC
Above is a genomic segment from Pirellulales bacterium containing:
- a CDS encoding purine-binding chemotaxis protein CheW, with the protein product MLAGLHISNVKGRIVSTALHKESTQHKSAQGNGSGTMQLVSFRLAQEEYGIEITKVQEIILVGEITRMPKTPYYIRGLINLRSMVIPIVDLRLRFGMEPQETTDETRIMVVNVAGKTIGIVVDAVSEVLRIHHDQIAPTPPTIAGLGHDYLSGLVRGENRLLILLDIDNILGQAEGEAVDALVQMDPPATSLTRSAV